The following proteins are co-located in the Gossypium hirsutum isolate 1008001.06 chromosome A02, Gossypium_hirsutum_v2.1, whole genome shotgun sequence genome:
- the LOC121209498 gene encoding uncharacterized protein At2g23090, whose amino-acid sequence MGGGNAQKSKMAREKNLEKAKNAAKGSQLETNKKAMTIQCKVCMQIFICTTSEVKCREHAEAKHPKSDVYACFPHLKK is encoded by the exons ATGGGAGGAGGCAATGCCCAAAAATCCAAGATGGCTCGTGAAAAGAATCTCGAGAAGGCTAAAAACGCAGCTAAAg GCAGCCAGCTGGAAACAAACAAGAAAGCTATGACGATTCAg TGCAAGGTATGTATGCAAATTTTTATATGCACAACATCAGAGGTAAAATGCAGGGAACACGCAGAAGCAAAGCATCCGAAATCCGATGTGTACGCTTGCTTCCCTCATCTCAAGAAGTGA
- the LOC107932544 gene encoding uncharacterized protein, whose amino-acid sequence MEKLLRPYDKEFMRMAMLKHEETFKEQVYELHRLYRIQKTLMKSIGTSRAAINGSFHHGNIISRTRFDLEHPADADADDDDDAEFIDESEIELTLGPTKYMSRKKHGTTSDSGPNSFSSSSTESASHLNNNNSRPSTSSMAKIQRDEFIGRELRLLQVTDTTMGYQNGSKNNVVELEKQFRQERLKHPWFFQVASMNMT is encoded by the exons ATGGAGAAGCTTCTTAGGCCGTACGATAAGGAATTTATGAGGATGGCAATGTTAAAACATGAAGAAACTTTCAAAGAACAG GTATATGAGCTTCATCGTCTATATAGAATCCAAAAGACATTGATGAAAAGCATTGGAACCAGTAGAGCCGCCATTAATGGAAGCTTTCACCATGGGAATATCATTTCAAGAACCAGATTTGATTTAGAGCATCCAGCTGATGCTGatgctgatgatgatgatgatgcagagtTTATAGATGAAAGTGAGATTGAACTGACTTTAGGACCAACAAAGTACATGTCGAGGAAGAAACATGGGACTACTTCGGATTCAGGACCGAACAgcttctcatcttcttcaactgAATCAGCTTCTCATTTGAACAACAACAATAGCAGGCCAAGTACTTCTTCCATGGCGAAAATTCAACGAGATGAATTCATTGGTCGTGAACTGAGACTCTTACAGGTTACTGATACAACAATGGGGTATCAAAATGGGAGTAAAAACAATGTTGTTGAACTTGAAAAACAATTTAGACAAGAGAGATTAAAACATCCTTGGTTTTTTCAAGTTGCAAGTATGAATATGACttga